Proteins from one Doryrhamphus excisus isolate RoL2022-K1 chromosome 19, RoL_Dexc_1.0, whole genome shotgun sequence genomic window:
- the otofa gene encoding otoferlin isoform X1 translates to MMSLTVHLKSVNNLRGKGDRMAKVTFRGLSFYSHVVVNCEEVAHFNETFRWPIASSLDGSEMLEIQVYNYSKVFTNRLVGTFCMVLQKVAEEGQLELTDTLVDDNNTSINTSVTIDIRYQSMEGTMGMWHNGELLDVPDDRDGVFTFETESLLSGHSHGSGASAGRSLQGSIATFRKAARGMSSVMKLGKIKSSKDDPKKGDEPAVLDMVDLDKKAMRLAGMLEPDAISLASVTAVTTNISNKRSKPDIKMEPSSGRPVDYQISITIVEARQLIGLNMDPVVCVEIGEEKKYTSMKESTNCPYYNEYFVFDFHVPPDVMFDKIIKLSVIHSKNLLRSGTLVGTFKMDVGTVYSQPEHQFYHKWAILSDPDDITAGCKGYLKCDIAVVGKGDNIKTPHKANETDEDDIEGNLLLPEGIPAERQWARFYVKIYRAEGLPKMNTNIMANVKKALIGESRDLVDPYVQVHFSGQKGKTSVQKSSYEPIWNEQIIFTELFPPLCKRMKVQIRDSDKVNDVAIGTHFIDLRKISNDGDKGFLPTLGPAWVNMYGSTRQYTLMDEHQDLNDGLGEGVSFRARLLLSIAVEILDTTSPEIISSTDVQMESVSNISESATGKMEEFFLFGAFLEATMIDRKIGDKSITFEITIGNYGNQIDGTSKPSSSKKKKKDGESDEEESELIQNSSDEEADEERDLVSISSTPLMRPVITDRNYFHLPYFEKKPCVYIKSWWQDQRRRLYNSNMMDKIADKLEEGLNDVQEIIKTEKAFPERRLRGVLEELNIGCSRFVHLANKDINQTGRTKLDRERLKSCMREMENMGQQAKQMRTQVKKNTVKDKLKLVQNFLQRLRFLADEPQHSIPDVFVWMMSNNKRIAYARIPSKDILYSVVDEETGKDCGKVKAVFLKLPGKKGFGPAGWTVQAKLELYLWLGLKKQKNEFLSGLPNGFEEVKVAKAGPSLHSAPPVSLVYDMKQVFQLRAHMYQARSLFAADNSGLSDPFARVFFSTHSQVTEILSETLCPTWDQLLVFDDVELFGEASELRDDPPIIVIEIYDQDTVGKAEFIGRTFAKPTIKMCDEHYGPPRFPPQLEYYQIYRGNCTAGELLAAFELLQIPFDGEEIRRALIAVHNFAVPQIKIGQGGTADLPPLEGPTDSERGPIVPVPLGIRPVLSRYRIEVLFWGLRDLKRINLAQVDRPRVDIECAGRGVQSVLIQNYKKNPNFSTLVKWFEVDLPENELLHPPLNIRVVDCRAFGRNTLVGSHAVTCLRRFIYCAPDKSSNNWGSAAKLMNGYMVLTNGGSQPRFSPSVSSRTFSRSTGDIIVNMEPEPAIRKMDTFVKLEATSDAVVKVDMIEEESDKEKKKKKKKKKGGVEEEEEPDESVLDWWSKYFASIETLKEMLKAQEEAQAEAEEREDLEIAIEAADIKSDDLVRKGSRTREKYKDKKSSKDKKRGHAVDGVEKPTIKAKVDELVVYNKELETEYGDFEDWLHTFNLYRGKAGDDDEHTLDDDRIVGRFKGSLCMYKLPLSEEISRDAGFDPNMGMFQSIPHNDPINVLVRVYVVRATDLHPADINGKADPYIVIKLGKAEVKDKENYISKQLNPVFGKSFDIEATFPMKSMLTVSVYDWDLVGTDDLIGETKIDLENRFYSKYRATCGISSSYSLHGYNVWRDPMKPSQILAKLCKEGKIDPPQYGPGGKVKVANRIFIGPTEIEDENGLKKQTEEHLALTVLNHWEEVPRVGCRLVPEHVETRPLLNPDKPGIEQGRIEMWVDMFPMDMPAPGPAIDISPRKPKRYELRVIIWNTDEVILEDDDYFTGEKSSDIFVRGFELRVIIWNTDDVILEDDAFLTGEKMSDIYVRGWLKGQQEDRQDTDVHYHSLTGEGNFNWRFVFPFDYLMAEEKIVISKKESMFSWDETEYKIPPRLTLQVWDADHFSADDFLGAIELDLNRFPRGAKTSKQCSIDMIRNEQELPAISIFKQKRVKGWWPFVARDENDEMELTGKVEAELHLVTAEEAEKSPVGLGRNEPDPLEKPNRPDTSFMWFLGPLKSIRYFLWHNYRWLILKVLGLMLLLLMLGLFLYSIPGYLVKKMLGA, encoded by the exons AGCAGCAAGGGGAATGTCTTCAGTCATGAAGCTTGGAAAGATCAAGAGCTCCAAAGATGATCCCAAGAAAGGAG ATGAGCCGGCGGTCCTGGATATGGTGGATCTGGACAAGAAGGCGATGCGTCTCGCTGGGATGTTGGAACCAGATGCTATCTCACTAGCTTCAGTCACTGCTGTCACCACAAACATCTCCAATAAGAG GTCAAAGCCAGATATTAAAATGGAGCCGAGTTCTGGACGACCAGTGGATTACCAG ATCAGCATCACAATTGTGGAGGCGCGGCAGCTGATTGGTTTGAACATGGACCCCGTGGTGTGCGTGGAGATTGGAGAGGAGAAGAAGTACACGTCAATGAAGGAGTCAACCAATTGTCCCTACTACAATGAG TATTTTGTCTTTGACTTCCACGTCCCTCCTGATGTCATGTTTGATAAGATCATTAAGTTATCG GTTATTCACTCTAAAAACCTTCTCCGGAGTGGAACACTGGTGGGAACCTTCAAGATGGATGTTGGCACGGTTTACTCTCAGCCTG AACACCAGTTCTACCACAAGTGGGCTATCCTTTCTGACCCTGATGACATCACGGCGGGTTGCAAAGGATATCTAAAGTGTGACATTGCGGTGGTCGGGAAGGGCGACAACATCAAGACCCCGCACAAGGCCAACGAGACCGACGAGGATGACATCGAAGG CAACCTTCTTCTCCCAGAAGGCATCCCTGCAGAGCGGCAGTGGGCGAGGTTCTACGTGAAAATCTACCGCGCTGAGGGCCTTCCAAAAATGAACACCAACATCATGGCCAATGTGAAGAAGGCCCTAATAGGAGAGAGCCGAGACCTGGTGGATCCTTACGTTCAAGTGCACTTCTCTGGGCAGAAA GGGAAGACTTCAGTCCAAAAAAGCAGTTATGAACCCATCTGGAACGAGCAAATTATCTTCACCGAGCTATTCCCTCCGCTCTGCAAACGCATGAAGGTCCAAATCCGTGACTCCGATAAGGTCAATGATGTTGCTATAGGAACCCACTTTATTGACCTCCGTAAAATATCCAATGATGGCGACAAAG GGTTCTTGCCCACCTTGGGTCCAGCTTGGGTCAATATGTACGGCTCCACACGTCAATACACCCTCATGGACGAGCACCAGGACTTGAATGACGGCCTGGGAGAAGGCGTTTCCTTCCGTGCCCGGCTGTTGCTCTCCATTGCCGTGGAGATCCTGGACACAACATCTCCAGAGATCATCAGCTCCACCGATGTGCAGATGGAGTCTGTCTCCAACATTTCTGAG AGCGCCACGGGCAAAATGGAGGAGTTCTTCCTCTTCGGTGCCTTCCTGGAGGCTACCATGATTGATCGAAAAATTGGGGACAAGTCGATTACTTTTGAGATCACAATTG GTAACTATGGCAACCAGATAGACGGAACAAGCAAACCGTCATCatcaaaaaagaagaagaaagacggTGAAAGTGATGAAGAAGAGAGCGAGCTCATTCAGAACTCCAGCGACGAGGAGGCGGACGAGGAAAGGGACTTGGTGTCGATCTCATCTACCCCCCTCATGCGGCCTGTCATCACAGACAG GAATTACTTCCACCTTCCATACTTTGAGAAGAAACCATGTGTGTATATCAAGAGCTGGTGGCAGGACCAGAGACGCCGACTGTACAACTCCAACATGATGGACAAGATTGCAGACAAGCTG GAAGAGGGTCTAAATGATGTTCAGGAGATCATTAAGACAGAAAAAGCTTTTCCAGAGCGCCGACTCAGGGGAGTTCTGGAGGAACTGAATATTGGCTGCAG TCGGTTTGTACATTTAGCCAACAAGGACATAAACCAGACAGGTAGAACCAAACTGGACCGAGAAAGACTCAAGTCCTGCATGAGAGAAATG GAGAACATGGGTCAGCAAGCCAAACAGATGAGGACGCAGGTGAAGAAAAACACGGTGAAAGACAAATTAAAGCTTGTACAAAACTTCCTGCAGAGACTTCGCTTCCTTGCTGATGAG CCACAGCACAGCATCCCTGATGTCTTTGTGTGGATGATGAGCAACAATAAGCGCATTGCGTACGCCCGAATTCCCTCCAAAGACATTCTCTACTCCGTCGTGGATGAGGAGACAGGAAAAGACTGCGGTAAAGTCAAAGCCGTTTTTCTCAAA TTACCTGGTAAAAAAGGTTTCGGCCCTGCTGGTTGGACCGTTCAGGCTAAGCTTGAGCTGTACTTATGGCTCGGCCTCAAGAAGCAAAAGAATGAATTCCTGAGCGGTTTGCCTAATGGTTTCGAGGAGGTTAAAGTTGCGAAAGCGGGCCCTTCTCTTCACTCCGCGCCCCCTGTCAGCCTTGTGTATGACA TGAAACAGGTCTTCCAGTTGAGAGCGCACATGTACCAGGCTCGAAGTTTGTTTGCAGCCGATAACAGCGGACTTTCCGACCCCTTCGCCAGAGTCTTCTTCTCCACGCATAGCCAGGTCACAGAG ATTCTAAGCGAGACCCTTTGCCCTACGTGGGACCAGCTGCTGGTTTTTGACGACGTGGAACTGTTTGGGGAGGCCAGTGAGCTGAGAGACGACCCGCCAATCATTGTGATTGAAATTTACGACCAAGACACTGTG GGAAAGGCAGAGTTCATAGGTCGGACATTCGCCAAACCGACTATTAAGATGTGTGATGAGCACTACGGCCCTCCGAGGTTTCCACCACAGTTGGAGTACTATCAGATTTACAGAGGGAACTGCACTGCAGGAGAACTGCTTGCTGCTTTTGAGCTGCTTCAG ATACCTTTCGATGGCGAGGAGATAAGGCGAGCTCTGATTGCTGTCCATAACTTTGCTGTTCCTCAGATAAAg ATTGGTCAAGGAGGGACAGCCGACCTTCCCCCTCTTGAAGGACCAACAGACTCAGAGCGAGGACCAATTGTCCCGGTGCCGTTGGGGATCCGGCCTGTCCTGAGTCGCTACCGCATAGAG GTTTTGTTTTGGGGTCTAAGGGACCTAAAGAGAATTAACCTGGCCCAGGTGGATCGGCCCCGTGTGGACATTGAGTGTGCGGGAAGAGGTGTTCAGTCTGTTCTTATccaaaattacaagaagaacccAAATTTCAGCACTTTGGTTAAATGGTTTGAAGTG GACCTCCCAGAGAATGAGCTTCTCCACCCTCCGCTCAACATCAGGGTGGTGGACTGCCGGGCGTTTGGTCGCAACACCCTGGTTGGCTCCCATGCTGTCACATGTCTGAGGCGGTTCATCTACTGCGCTCCAGACAAGTCGTCCAACAACTGGGGCAGTGCAG CTAAACTAATGAATGGCTACATGGTCCTAACCAATGGTGGCTCCCAGCCTCGCTTCTCACCCAGTGTTTCCTCGCGCACTTTCTCTCGCTCCACAGGTGACATCATCGTGAACATGGAGCCGGAGCCTGCGATTCGCAAAATGGATACATTTGTCAAGCTAGAAgct ACGTCTGACGCTGTTGTAAAAGTTGACATG ATTGAGGAAGAGAGTgacaaagagaaaaagaagaagaagaagaaaaagaagggaggagtggaggaagaggaagagccaGACGAAAGCGTGTTAGATTGGTGGTCCAAATATTTTGCTTCCATAGAGACATTAAAAGAG ATGCTCAAAGCTCAGGAAGAAGCTCAGGCTGAAGCGGAGGAGAGAGAAGACCTAGAGATTGCAATAGAGGCGGCAG ATATCAAATCTGATGACCTTGTTCGGAAAGGCTCCAGGACAAGGGAAAAGTACAAGGACAAGAAAAGCTCCAAAGACAAGAAGAGGGGTCATGCTGTGGATGGAGTGGAGAAACCTACAATTAAAGCAAAAGTGGACGAGTTAGTG GTGTACAACAAGGAACTGGAGACCGAATATGGAGACTTTGAAGACTGGCTGCACACTTTCAACCTGTACAGAGGAAAAGCCGGTGATGACGACGAACATACACTAGATGACGACAGAATTGTTGGACGATTTAAG GGTTCCCTGTGTATGTACAAGCTGCCGTTGTCAGAGGAGATCTCAAGAGATGCGGGATTTGATCCAAACATGGGCATGTTCCAGAGCATTCCTCATAATGACCCCATCAATGTCCTTGTTCGAGTGTATGTGGTCAGG GCCACAGATCTGCATCCTGCAGACATAAACGGCAAGGCGGACCCATATATCGTCATCAAGCTAGGCAAGGCAGAGGTCAAGGACAAAGAGAACTACATCTCCAAGCAGCTAAATCCTGTATTTGGCAA GTCATTTGACATCGAAGCAACATTCCCCATGAAGTCCATGCTGACGGTTTCCGTTTACGACTGGGATCTTGTCGGCACAGACGACCTGATTGGAGAGACAAAGATCGACTTGGAGAATCGTTTTTATAGTAAATACAGAGCCACCTGTGGCATTTCATCCAGCTACTCCCT cCATGGATACAATGTGTGGCGTGATCCCATGAAGCCCAGCCAGATCCTAGCAAAGCTGTGTAAGGAGGGCAAGATTGACCCCCCTCAATACGGCCCTGGAGGAAAAGTCAAGGTGGCGAACCGGATCTTCATTGGACCAACAGAGATCGAGGATGAAAACG GTCTGAAGAAGCAAACAGAAGAACATTTAGCTCTGACCGTGCTAAACCACTGGGAGGAGGTCCCCCGGGTGGGTTGTCGGCTCGTCCCGGAACACGTGGAGACAAGACCCCTGCTGAACCCTGACAAGCCAGGCATTGAGCAG GGTCGTATCGAAATGTGGGTGGACATGTTTCCGATGGACATGCCAGCTCCTGGACCTGCCATCGACATATCACCCCGAAAGCCTAAAAG ATATGAGCTCAGAGTGATTATTTGGAATACAGACGAAGTAATACTGGAGGACGATGATTACTTCACTGGGGAAAAGTCCAGTGACATATTTGTCAGGGG CTTTGAGCTACGTGTTATTATTTGGAACACTGATGACGTAATTCTAGAGGACGATGCTTTCCTGACAGGAGAGAAGATGTCTGACATCTATGTCAGGGG GTGGCTGAAGGGGCAGCAGGAGGACAGACAGGACACGGATGTCCACTACCACTCCCTGACCGGGGAGGGAAACTTCAACTGGCGCTTTGTCTTCCCCTTCGATTACCTCATGGCGGAGGAAAAGATCGTCATCTCCAAGAAAGAATCGATGTTCTCTTGGGACGAGACTGAATATAAGATCCCCCCTCGCCTCACGTTACAGGTGTGGGACGCCGACCACTTCTCTGCTGATGACTTCCTCG GTGCCATCGAGCTGGATCTGAACCGGTTCCCTCGAGGGGCGAAGACGTCCAAGCAGTGCTCCATCGACATGATCCGAAATGAGCAGGAACTTCCTGCTATTTCCATCTTCAAGCAAAAGAGGGTGAAGGGATGGTGGCCGTTTGTTGCCCGGGATGAGAACGATGAGATGGAGTTGACG GGTAAAGTGGAGGCTGAACTTCATCTGGTGACTGCAGAAGAGGCGGAGAAAAGCCCTGTGGGACTGGGACGAAACGAGCCTGATCCACTGGAGAAACCAAA TCGCCCGGATACAAGCTTCATGTGGTTTCTGGGCCCTCTGAAGTCCATTCGCTACTTCCTGTGGCACAACTATCGCTGGCTGATCCTCAAGGTTCTGGGCctcatgctgctgctgctcatgtTGGGCCTCTTCCTCTACTCCATCCCTGGCTACCTGGTGAAGAAGATGCTGGGGGCCTGA